Proteins co-encoded in one Waddlia chondrophila WSU 86-1044 genomic window:
- a CDS encoding DEAD/DEAH box helicase: MEINTLTFNDFNLDPKIIESLREMKYLEPSEIQTKAIPEILNKRDVVALAQTGSGKTAACAIPLCHMVDTSKDAIQALVIVPTRELALQYATETQKIGKKRGVHAFAIYGGEDADIQEAKIGHRVHVLIATPGRLIDFIYSRRIDLSQVFILALDEADEMLSMGFYEDLEFIINCLVQEHQILLFSATMPKEIRRIAEGHMKDPVDILLTQKKQGPSSIEHRFLYCRPDQRDASLIQLLNECQPVQSIIFGRTRFQVESLAKSLQKSVKGVDFLHGALSQDVRRIVTRKFRGGKIQHLVATDVAARGLDFSEVSHVFMYEMSDDPDIYVHRSGRTGRFDKQGMVVTLVTKRDLGVLGKVLKFLKKKPQWIGHPPPERVPESKPRNRKRVRAKKDS, translated from the coding sequence TTGGAAATCAACACTTTGACATTCAACGACTTCAATTTAGACCCTAAGATCATTGAATCTCTTAGGGAAATGAAGTATCTGGAGCCTTCCGAAATCCAGACAAAAGCAATTCCCGAAATTCTCAACAAAAGAGATGTCGTTGCTTTAGCCCAAACAGGTTCAGGAAAGACTGCCGCTTGCGCAATCCCCTTATGCCACATGGTGGATACTAGTAAAGACGCCATTCAGGCATTGGTGATCGTCCCAACGCGGGAGCTTGCTCTTCAGTATGCAACAGAAACGCAGAAAATCGGAAAAAAGAGGGGAGTGCATGCTTTTGCGATTTATGGAGGAGAGGATGCAGATATTCAGGAAGCAAAAATCGGACATCGAGTCCATGTCCTGATTGCCACGCCCGGCCGTCTGATCGACTTTATCTACTCCCGCCGTATCGATTTATCTCAAGTCTTTATTTTAGCTTTGGATGAAGCCGATGAAATGCTCAGCATGGGATTTTATGAGGATTTGGAATTTATCATTAATTGCCTTGTCCAAGAACATCAGATCCTCCTTTTCTCCGCAACAATGCCCAAAGAGATCCGCCGCATTGCAGAAGGGCACATGAAAGATCCCGTTGACATTCTGCTCACCCAAAAAAAACAGGGGCCTAGTTCGATTGAACATCGGTTTTTATACTGCCGGCCGGATCAAAGGGATGCTTCTTTAATTCAACTGTTGAACGAGTGCCAGCCTGTACAGAGCATTATTTTTGGAAGGACGAGATTTCAAGTGGAATCTCTTGCGAAATCTCTGCAAAAAAGCGTGAAAGGGGTCGATTTTCTCCATGGCGCCTTGAGCCAGGATGTGAGGCGGATTGTCACGAGAAAATTTCGTGGAGGAAAGATTCAGCATTTAGTTGCAACTGATGTGGCGGCAAGAGGGCTGGATTTTTCCGAGGTTTCTCATGTGTTTATGTATGAAATGTCGGATGATCCCGATATTTACGTTCACCGTTCCGGCAGAACAGGTCGATTTGATAAACAAGGGATGGTCGTTACATTGGTCACAAAGCGTGATCTTGGAGTATTGGGTAAAGTCTTGAAATTTTTAAAGAAAAAGCCGCAATGGATCGGTCATCCCCCTCCAGAAAGAGTACCTGAGTCAAAGCCAAGAAATAGAAAAAGAGTGCGGGCTAAAAAAGATTCTTAA
- a CDS encoding SDR family NAD(P)-dependent oxidoreductase, whose product MNFKTALITGASYGIGEALARLFAEKGIPLILVARSAERLHSLAKDLSPLVPVEVITCDLSHPGQLISLVKAVKSRKPDLIVNNAGFGLYGDLLTYQTEQLQEMIDVNVKALMELTVEGARTLIGAGMQGVILNVSSVAGEMKIFPTFSIYAASKSFVTHFSESFDFEVAPLGVRVLTSCPGMVDTHFRYRASGNEHQKPSGRSMGVEYAAKEIWRQIQKRKRVHIFNWKYRLGLALSRWIPKPLLAKGMRKEVEGRLDLSL is encoded by the coding sequence ATGAATTTTAAGACAGCGCTTATTACGGGCGCAAGCTATGGGATCGGAGAAGCGCTTGCGCGTCTTTTCGCTGAAAAAGGGATCCCTTTAATCCTTGTTGCGCGCTCTGCAGAACGGTTGCATTCGCTGGCAAAAGATCTCTCTCCGCTTGTTCCTGTTGAGGTGATCACCTGTGATCTCTCGCATCCGGGTCAGCTGATTAGCTTGGTCAAAGCGGTCAAATCCAGAAAACCGGATCTTATTGTGAATAATGCGGGATTCGGACTTTACGGCGATCTTCTGACCTACCAGACTGAACAGTTGCAGGAAATGATCGATGTGAATGTGAAAGCGTTGATGGAATTAACGGTCGAAGGCGCCCGTACTTTGATCGGAGCAGGCATGCAGGGGGTGATTCTCAATGTTTCCTCGGTTGCGGGCGAGATGAAAATTTTTCCCACTTTTTCCATCTATGCTGCAAGCAAGAGTTTTGTGACCCATTTTTCGGAATCTTTTGACTTTGAGGTTGCGCCGTTAGGGGTGAGAGTGTTGACAAGCTGCCCAGGCATGGTGGATACCCATTTCCGCTATCGAGCATCGGGAAATGAGCATCAAAAACCTTCTGGCAGGTCGATGGGCGTGGAGTATGCCGCCAAGGAGATCTGGCGGCAGATTCAAAAGCGCAAACGTGTTCACATTTTCAATTGGAAGTATCGTTTAGGACTAGCATTAAGTCGATGGATTCCGAAACCTCTTTTGGCAAAAGGAATGAGAAAAGAGGTTGAAGGAAGATTGGACCTCAGTCTTTAG
- a CDS encoding HD family phosphohydrolase, whose amino-acid sequence MTSQNENTDASEFKFSNEQGYFDKSLGIKLIIGVIFALSLFSILHFREVRVEVLELGSIAPSYIVAQTDLEFYDEEATIILRQEAVRDIGKIYEISDKQIKLVRGEFENFLIKDESWRLELGDTAFDEMYKGADALDRALVSIRFTDSRTLQKMNELSLPTSSYIIYTPLQTDAPVSLPKSTWHLAAQMAFPPEKFHSDTDDFIIDYFKKRTWELIEDIPQQRAVRTRIQKSVPEKYTKISAGSRIIDQGDRVTSRHVAILQAMKNAMNEQRNLWHPSTLAGSLMLSLLLTAICAAFVHVHYPEIMASNRKLFLIVTVIVLTFIIAKSVEFFFLTNKSNLIEVIRYPLFVPFSAILLCSLLNPAIATFTSAFLTIILMMGLAFERQGFMILNLATALIAILSAKGLRQRREVFVVCGKAWLCSMVVIISMHLYQSTDWNGFWVDIFSAGGFMLLTAVLVVGLLPLLESGFKIMTDVTLMEFMDPNHDLLRRLSIEAPGTYQHSVVVGNLAEAAALAIGANGLFCRVATLYHDIGKMATPQYFSENQHGEGMNIHQLLTPQESAQVIIAHVSEGVAMARKANLPEQFIDVIKEHHGTTLVYFFYRKMLKMNQEGAEVVNLGDFRYSGPEPRSKESAIIMIADSLESASRSLDEFNKETVWELTSRIIKEKSEEGQFDHTCLTLQELATVKETLVKTLVAYGHSRVKYPTREIGEETLKSEVNEF is encoded by the coding sequence ATGACCTCTCAAAACGAAAACACGGATGCTTCCGAATTTAAATTTTCCAATGAACAAGGCTACTTTGACAAAAGTCTGGGAATCAAACTCATCATCGGAGTTATTTTTGCCCTGTCCTTGTTCTCGATCTTGCACTTTAGAGAGGTGCGGGTCGAGGTTCTCGAGTTAGGCAGCATTGCTCCAAGCTATATCGTTGCACAAACCGACTTGGAGTTTTATGATGAAGAGGCAACGATTATTTTAAGGCAGGAAGCTGTCCGGGACATTGGCAAGATTTATGAGATATCCGACAAGCAGATCAAACTGGTAAGGGGAGAGTTTGAAAATTTTCTGATCAAAGATGAAAGTTGGAGGTTAGAGCTTGGAGATACCGCGTTCGACGAAATGTATAAGGGAGCTGATGCGCTTGACAGAGCGCTTGTTTCGATCAGATTTACAGATTCCCGTACTTTGCAAAAAATGAATGAATTGAGTCTGCCGACAAGTAGCTATATCATTTATACTCCCCTTCAGACGGATGCGCCGGTTTCATTGCCGAAAAGTACGTGGCATCTGGCTGCTCAAATGGCGTTTCCTCCTGAGAAATTCCATTCGGATACCGATGATTTTATCATCGACTATTTTAAGAAAAGGACATGGGAACTTATTGAAGATATTCCTCAGCAAAGAGCGGTAAGGACCCGTATTCAAAAAAGCGTTCCGGAAAAGTATACCAAGATCAGTGCTGGCAGTCGAATCATTGATCAGGGAGATCGGGTGACTTCCAGGCATGTTGCCATCTTGCAGGCGATGAAAAATGCAATGAACGAGCAGAGGAATCTTTGGCATCCCTCAACTCTTGCCGGAAGCTTGATGCTGTCTCTTCTGTTAACGGCGATTTGTGCAGCTTTTGTCCATGTCCACTACCCCGAAATCATGGCTTCCAATCGGAAGCTTTTTTTAATTGTGACAGTGATTGTGTTAACTTTTATCATTGCAAAGTCGGTCGAATTTTTCTTTTTGACAAATAAGAGCAATCTGATCGAAGTGATCCGCTATCCGCTGTTCGTGCCGTTTTCGGCTATTCTTTTGTGCAGTTTGCTCAATCCCGCCATTGCCACATTTACGAGCGCTTTTCTTACGATCATTTTAATGATGGGGCTTGCATTTGAAAGACAGGGATTTATGATTCTCAACTTGGCAACGGCGCTTATTGCCATTCTAAGCGCAAAAGGTTTAAGGCAAAGGCGCGAGGTGTTCGTTGTTTGCGGCAAGGCGTGGCTTTGCAGTATGGTCGTGATCATTTCCATGCACTTGTACCAATCTACGGATTGGAATGGGTTTTGGGTCGATATTTTTAGTGCTGGCGGGTTTATGCTGCTGACGGCAGTTTTGGTGGTTGGTCTGCTGCCGCTTTTAGAAAGCGGTTTCAAGATTATGACAGACGTTACGTTGATGGAGTTTATGGATCCTAATCACGATCTGTTGAGAAGGTTGAGCATTGAGGCTCCGGGAACCTACCAGCATAGCGTTGTTGTAGGAAATCTTGCTGAGGCGGCAGCGCTTGCGATTGGCGCCAATGGCCTTTTCTGCCGGGTTGCAACGCTCTATCACGATATAGGAAAAATGGCGACACCTCAGTATTTTTCTGAAAATCAGCACGGGGAAGGGATGAATATCCACCAGCTGCTGACTCCCCAAGAGTCTGCACAGGTGATCATTGCCCACGTTTCAGAAGGGGTTGCGATGGCTCGTAAAGCGAATTTGCCGGAGCAGTTTATCGATGTCATCAAAGAACATCATGGAACAACGCTTGTCTACTTTTTCTATCGAAAAATGCTGAAAATGAACCAGGAGGGTGCCGAGGTTGTGAATCTTGGCGATTTCCGTTATTCCGGCCCCGAACCGCGGAGTAAAGAATCTGCAATTATCATGATTGCAGATTCCCTTGAATCGGCCTCCCGCTCTCTTGATGAGTTCAATAAAGAGACCGTCTGGGAGTTGACTTCCCGGATCATCAAGGAAAAATCGGAGGAGGGGCAGTTTGATCATACATGCTTGACTCTTCAGGAATTAGCAACTGTTAAGGAAACGTTGGTAAAGACGCTTGTCGCTTACGGCCATTCAAGGGTAAAATACCCGACTCGGGAAATTGGAGAGGAGACGTTGAAAAGTGAAGTCAATGAATTTTAA
- the galE gene encoding UDP-glucose 4-epimerase GalE, with protein MKQTILVVGGAGYIGSHVNKQLHEAGYQTVVLDNLSTGDRKSVTRGSFIKGDASSSKQLDEIFKSQKIDAVMHFAAFTDIGESVANPYQYYRNNVCHTLNLLHAMERYKVDIFIFSSTAAIFGLPQTNKIAESHPKNPINPYGKSKLMVEQMLSDAESAYGLRSCALRYFNAAGGDPEGEIKNHKKKETNLIPILLRSLKSGDHSITIFGTDYPTPDGTCVRDYIHILDLGQAHIRAMEQLFNGASSSQYNLGNGQGFSVKEVISAVECVTKIPVKKISGERRLGDPPLLLADSRKAEQELGWNPRFPSLEEMIFHAWNSLN; from the coding sequence ATGAAACAAACAATTCTCGTTGTTGGAGGGGCCGGCTATATTGGATCCCACGTCAATAAACAACTGCATGAAGCCGGATATCAAACAGTTGTGCTAGACAATCTCTCAACCGGAGACAGGAAAAGTGTCACTAGAGGCTCCTTCATCAAAGGGGATGCTTCCTCCTCCAAACAGCTTGATGAAATTTTTAAGTCGCAGAAAATCGATGCCGTGATGCACTTTGCAGCCTTTACCGATATCGGTGAATCGGTTGCAAATCCCTACCAATACTACCGCAACAACGTCTGCCATACGCTTAATCTTCTCCATGCCATGGAGAGATACAAGGTGGATATTTTTATTTTTTCCTCAACTGCTGCAATCTTCGGCCTTCCTCAAACAAATAAAATCGCGGAATCCCATCCTAAAAATCCAATCAATCCTTACGGAAAATCCAAATTGATGGTAGAGCAAATGTTATCGGATGCGGAAAGTGCGTACGGACTGCGCTCTTGCGCTTTGCGCTACTTTAATGCTGCAGGAGGTGATCCCGAGGGAGAAATAAAAAATCATAAAAAGAAGGAAACTAACCTTATCCCCATCCTATTGCGCAGCTTGAAAAGCGGAGACCATTCGATCACCATTTTTGGTACAGACTACCCGACTCCCGACGGCACCTGCGTTCGAGACTATATCCATATCCTCGATCTAGGCCAAGCGCACATCCGGGCCATGGAGCAACTATTTAACGGGGCTTCCTCTTCTCAATATAACCTGGGAAACGGCCAGGGATTTAGCGTAAAGGAAGTGATTTCAGCTGTGGAATGTGTGACCAAAATCCCCGTTAAAAAAATCAGCGGAGAGAGAAGGCTCGGGGATCCCCCCCTATTATTAGCCGATTCGCGAAAAGCAGAGCAGGAATTGGGTTGGAATCCTCGATTCCCCTCCCTGGAAGAGATGATTTTCCACGCATGGAACTCTCTTAATTAA
- a CDS encoding IS3 family transposase: protein MKRKRPEIRRKIDDVLAERIAQIKMEHPFWGYRRVWASLRYRDGIPCNLKRIYRIMKERNLLCAKKMRPKTADRHHRPKPKAEKPNQIWGTDMTKVFVEGDGWTYITVVLDWYTKKIVGLKSGRRSKSIDWLEALDRALNTQFPEGARGKGLKLVSDNGCQPTSEAYMRYCSKVDVEQIYTSYNNPKGNAETERFMRTMKEELLWLKEWRSSEELSKELQSWVLKYNSDYLHSTLKYRSPNEMEKHYYKCEAA from the coding sequence GTGAAGAGAAAACGTCCTGAGATAAGAAGAAAAATCGATGATGTCCTCGCCGAAAGAATTGCTCAGATAAAAATGGAGCACCCCTTTTGGGGTTACAGGCGAGTATGGGCAAGTTTGCGTTATAGAGATGGAATACCGTGCAATTTGAAACGCATTTATCGAATTATGAAAGAGCGAAATCTTCTTTGCGCCAAAAAAATGAGGCCTAAAACTGCTGATAGACATCATCGACCGAAGCCCAAGGCGGAAAAACCTAATCAGATATGGGGAACAGACATGACAAAAGTTTTTGTCGAAGGCGATGGCTGGACTTACATAACAGTTGTACTTGACTGGTACACGAAAAAAATTGTGGGGTTGAAGTCTGGAAGGCGCTCTAAGTCAATAGACTGGCTAGAAGCATTAGACCGGGCGCTTAACACGCAATTTCCAGAAGGGGCCCGTGGCAAAGGACTAAAACTTGTCTCAGATAACGGATGTCAGCCCACTTCAGAGGCTTATATGCGTTACTGCTCAAAAGTAGATGTAGAGCAAATTTACACAAGCTACAACAATCCAAAGGGAAATGCAGAGACCGAGCGATTCATGCGCACCATGAAAGAGGAGCTTTTATGGCTAAAAGAATGGAGGTCTTCAGAAGAACTCTCAAAAGAATTGCAAAGTTGGGTTCTGAAATACAATTCCGATTACCTGCACTCTACTTTGAAATACCGATCTCCAAATGAAATGGAAAAACATTATTATAAATGTGAGGCTGCTTAA
- a CDS encoding transposase: MKRRKWTPELKTKIVLEGLKGRPLAEICTEYEISQAQFYQWKDCFLNNASRAFEKGKSDQKEARLQKQNNRLKQVVADLTLELKKNDEEWYL; encoded by the coding sequence ATGAAACGAAGAAAATGGACTCCTGAATTAAAAACAAAAATTGTATTGGAAGGATTAAAGGGTCGTCCCCTTGCCGAAATTTGCACTGAATACGAAATAAGTCAGGCTCAGTTCTACCAATGGAAGGACTGTTTTCTAAACAATGCGAGCCGAGCGTTTGAAAAAGGAAAATCAGACCAAAAGGAAGCACGTCTTCAGAAGCAAAACAATCGTTTGAAACAAGTGGTTGCAGATCTTACTCTCGAGTTAAAAAAAAACGACGAGGAGTGGTATCTGTGA
- the dnaX gene encoding DNA polymerase III subunit gamma/tau, which produces MTEYQVLARKYRPQTFREVLGQDAIVATLKNGIKKRRMAHAYLFSGSRGTGKTTLARLFAKALNCQAPSNDCEPCNACSSCKEIAAGSSLDVLEVDGASNRGIDDIRQINETVGYSTASGRYKIYIIDEVHMLTKEAFNALLKTLEEPPEKVKFFFATTEPHKVLPTILSRCQRFNLNRIPQDSIIGKLKRMTEEQGFQADEDALRLVANRADGGLRDAESLLDQILSFHEGGIIDSQSAAKILGVMPQETFFRLDKAAQICNFAEAFEIAEEIFSEGKDLTHFVEMLSEHFRNILVVKLSGADTPLLSLSENAKKQYIESAQKYRKEQCLELIDYLVKTQQEIRFAPSPRIALEAALLHVIRTVHKIPIEVIVQRLAELENKALSIPQTASPPPVAQPAPKPKPKEAAQPKEKPKPMPAKLIDPEKQAQYDTLLQFAAVELEGTLQKSSQR; this is translated from the coding sequence ATGACTGAATATCAAGTACTCGCCAGAAAATACCGCCCCCAGACATTTCGCGAAGTCCTGGGTCAGGACGCTATCGTCGCTACTCTGAAAAACGGCATCAAAAAACGGAGAATGGCTCACGCCTACCTTTTTTCCGGCTCTCGCGGCACAGGCAAAACAACCTTAGCACGCCTCTTCGCCAAAGCTCTCAATTGCCAGGCGCCCTCCAATGATTGCGAACCGTGCAACGCTTGCTCTTCCTGCAAGGAAATTGCAGCGGGCAGCTCGCTCGATGTGCTGGAAGTCGATGGTGCTTCCAACCGAGGAATCGACGACATCCGGCAGATCAATGAAACCGTCGGCTACTCCACTGCTTCAGGCAGGTACAAAATCTACATCATCGACGAAGTGCACATGCTCACCAAAGAAGCGTTTAACGCGCTTCTAAAAACGTTGGAGGAGCCGCCCGAAAAGGTAAAATTCTTTTTCGCGACAACAGAGCCGCATAAGGTGCTTCCAACAATTCTAAGCCGCTGCCAACGCTTTAACTTAAACCGCATTCCTCAAGATTCCATCATTGGCAAGCTAAAACGGATGACCGAAGAGCAGGGCTTCCAAGCTGATGAAGACGCTTTGCGCCTTGTCGCCAACCGAGCTGACGGAGGCTTGCGCGACGCAGAGTCTCTTCTCGACCAAATCCTTTCTTTTCATGAAGGGGGTATTATCGACAGCCAATCGGCTGCAAAAATTCTGGGAGTGATGCCGCAAGAGACTTTTTTCCGCTTGGATAAAGCAGCGCAAATCTGCAACTTTGCCGAAGCATTCGAAATCGCAGAAGAGATCTTTTCCGAAGGGAAAGACTTGACTCATTTTGTTGAAATGCTGTCGGAACATTTCAGAAACATTTTAGTCGTCAAATTATCCGGAGCCGACACTCCTCTTTTGTCTCTTTCCGAAAACGCCAAAAAACAGTACATAGAATCTGCACAAAAATACCGCAAAGAGCAATGCCTGGAACTTATCGACTACTTGGTGAAGACACAACAGGAGATCCGCTTTGCCCCGTCTCCACGCATTGCGTTGGAAGCTGCTCTTTTGCATGTCATCCGGACTGTCCACAAAATCCCAATCGAAGTGATTGTGCAGCGGTTAGCCGAATTGGAGAACAAAGCCCTTTCCATACCGCAAACAGCCTCCCCTCCTCCGGTAGCACAACCTGCCCCAAAACCGAAGCCAAAGGAGGCTGCGCAGCCGAAAGAAAAACCAAAACCAATGCCGGCAAAGCTCATCGATCCGGAAAAACAAGCTCAATACGATACTCTTCTCCAGTTCGCAGCCGTCGAGCTAGAAGGGACTCTACAAAAATCATCACAGAGGTAG
- a CDS encoding YbaB/EbfC family nucleoid-associated protein: protein MGKGFQKKKKQARQMQEQFAQLQEQMQNVEAEGQAGNGLVTIKLNGDFEIKSLRIKPDCVDPDDVEGLETLIKAAHKDAMENVRKTMPSMGGGMPDLGSLGFGF, encoded by the coding sequence ATGGGAAAAGGATTCCAGAAAAAGAAAAAGCAAGCACGTCAAATGCAAGAGCAATTCGCTCAACTTCAAGAACAGATGCAAAACGTCGAAGCTGAAGGACAAGCAGGCAATGGTTTAGTCACGATCAAGCTGAACGGAGATTTTGAAATCAAAAGCCTTAGGATTAAGCCCGACTGCGTCGACCCTGATGATGTCGAGGGGCTGGAAACATTAATCAAAGCTGCGCATAAAGACGCTATGGAAAATGTGCGTAAAACGATGCCTTCAATGGGCGGCGGCATGCCCGATCTCGGAAGCCTGGGCTTTGGTTTTTAG
- the ptsP gene encoding phosphoenolpyruvate--protein phosphotransferase: MRSANPFFFTLIEDNVPEFTIPRKDIDEEIDRYRRAVERSRDDIKKLQRKLKKEKILEGAAILDAHIQMMQDPLLTQHIEEEIRRSFKNAEHVFHSFVSQYQKKFQSLADPFFRERFKDIQDISRRVMGYLRDSVSVSLADIPENSIVFSDDLTAFDTAEANVSFVKAFVTHKGSATSHAAIVAKAKGIPYVSDIAFEQLLELEQEGQVIVDGRTGDIIFYPTVETLKAYQELKQKLELQVISWGEKEPLPAETIDGYRIKLFSNIDMVDDVDVLHEYGGEGVGLFRSEYMFLNNDSFPTEEEQCLFYKKLVEKMRGLPIVIRTFDFGGDKLMLNPYFPAEGSSFIGCRAIRYLLKERDIFKSQLRAILRASCHGNVSIMFPMISTLSELVEAKELLFEATEELSQQGVEGIPQVRVGSMIEVPSAAIVADLIAKECDFLSIGTNDLVQYSLAVDRRSHSPHQVHASTDPSVLRMIKLIVSEANHQGIPVTVCGEIAADPRFTALLLGLGVHKLSVAPRYLPTVRRAVRSCCIVEACALAEKALMLPHAKEIQDLLSEEYMRNSPDDQLYNC; encoded by the coding sequence TTGCGATCGGCAAACCCTTTTTTTTTTACTTTAATCGAGGATAATGTTCCGGAATTTACCATTCCGAGAAAAGATATCGATGAAGAGATCGACCGTTATCGCAGGGCAGTCGAGCGCAGCCGGGATGATATTAAGAAACTTCAGAGAAAATTAAAGAAAGAAAAAATTTTGGAAGGCGCAGCGATTTTAGATGCTCATATCCAGATGATGCAGGATCCATTGTTGACTCAGCATATCGAAGAGGAGATTAGAAGGTCTTTCAAAAATGCCGAGCATGTCTTTCATTCTTTTGTCAGCCAATATCAAAAAAAGTTTCAGTCCCTGGCCGACCCTTTTTTCAGAGAGCGGTTTAAAGATATCCAGGATATTTCCCGCAGGGTTATGGGGTACTTGCGCGATAGCGTCAGTGTGTCTCTTGCCGATATTCCAGAGAACTCCATCGTGTTTTCCGATGATTTGACCGCTTTCGATACTGCAGAGGCGAACGTTTCTTTCGTTAAAGCTTTTGTGACGCATAAGGGGAGTGCGACTTCTCATGCGGCGATTGTTGCCAAAGCAAAAGGAATTCCTTATGTGTCTGATATTGCGTTTGAACAGCTGTTGGAGTTGGAACAGGAAGGACAAGTAATTGTAGACGGCCGCACAGGCGATATCATTTTTTATCCTACTGTAGAGACATTGAAAGCTTATCAAGAATTGAAGCAGAAGCTTGAGCTCCAAGTGATCTCCTGGGGAGAAAAGGAGCCGCTGCCTGCCGAAACAATCGACGGTTATCGGATCAAGCTCTTTTCAAATATCGATATGGTAGATGACGTGGATGTTCTTCACGAATATGGTGGAGAAGGGGTGGGGCTGTTCAGGTCCGAGTATATGTTTTTGAACAACGATTCCTTCCCTACAGAAGAAGAGCAGTGTTTGTTTTATAAAAAACTTGTTGAGAAGATGCGCGGTCTTCCCATTGTGATTCGCACCTTTGATTTCGGAGGCGACAAGTTAATGCTCAACCCTTATTTCCCTGCTGAGGGGAGTTCGTTTATCGGCTGCCGAGCCATTCGCTATCTCCTAAAAGAACGTGATATCTTCAAATCTCAGCTGCGTGCGATTTTGAGGGCGAGCTGCCATGGAAATGTTAGCATCATGTTTCCTATGATCTCGACGCTGTCTGAGTTAGTTGAAGCTAAGGAGCTTTTATTTGAAGCAACTGAAGAGCTTAGTCAACAAGGGGTGGAGGGGATTCCGCAAGTGCGTGTCGGTTCGATGATTGAAGTGCCTTCGGCAGCTATTGTCGCCGACCTTATCGCCAAGGAGTGCGATTTTCTCTCTATAGGGACCAATGATCTTGTGCAATATTCCTTAGCTGTTGACCGCCGCAGCCATTCGCCCCATCAGGTTCATGCGTCGACAGATCCAAGTGTTTTAAGGATGATTAAGCTCATTGTGAGCGAGGCAAACCATCAGGGAATCCCTGTGACTGTGTGTGGAGAGATTGCTGCTGACCCCCGTTTTACCGCACTTCTTCTTGGTTTGGGGGTTCATAAATTGTCTGTTGCGCCCCGTTATCTTCCGACTGTGCGTCGTGCTGTGCGCAGCTGCTGCATTGTAGAAGCTTGCGCCCTTGCTGAGAAAGCGCTGATGCTGCCGCATGCAAAAGAGATTCAAGATTTGCTTTCGGAAGAGTACATGCGCAACTCTCCCGATGATCAGCTTTACAATTGTTAG
- a CDS encoding HPr family phosphocarrier protein: MKLVQKVQVKNRLGLHTRPATMIVKLLQRVQSSVQFTCRKETVNAKSILSILMLAAKRNSRITITVEGHDAEEVMGKLVEAFDTQFGES; the protein is encoded by the coding sequence GTGAAATTAGTACAAAAAGTCCAAGTTAAAAATCGGCTGGGTCTTCATACCAGGCCTGCGACAATGATTGTCAAGCTCTTGCAGCGCGTACAGAGCAGTGTGCAGTTCACCTGCAGGAAAGAAACAGTGAATGCTAAAAGTATTTTAAGTATCTTAATGCTCGCTGCCAAGCGCAATTCCCGTATTACGATTACTGTGGAAGGACATGACGCAGAAGAGGTTATGGGGAAGCTGGTGGAAGCTTTCGATACCCAGTTTGGAGAATCATGA